A DNA window from Paralichthys olivaceus isolate ysfri-2021 chromosome 11, ASM2471397v2, whole genome shotgun sequence contains the following coding sequences:
- the b3glcta gene encoding beta 3-glucosyltransferase a, which yields MLWNKPRSGSKVAAGCLVLLSAFHFNLTAGSSGKASQGQDDMHVIHNNQLDLREIVFIIQSQSNYFHVRQAERRRDDLLKQAHSLTEKPPVVLFLHSLSANEGDWSILPLLPYLSQSFGKNSSWIVFLEEETDVRMTTLVQVLAKFDKNKEWFLGKPLHDQESTIIHHYAFAENPSVFKYPDFAAAWALSIPLVVRLANKVRAEPLKSDFTIDLKHEVALYIWENGKGPLLTAVPELCTEPWDSPQARHCATTLISEPPLCGGPVSQEDMFVAVKTCRKFHSERVPVIKKTWEKDALFLEYYSDHADASIPTINLGVPNTERGHCGKTFAILQRFLSSTVPNTKWLLIVDDDTLISLPRLRVLLSCYDPSEPVCVGERYGYGLSQGGYSYITGGGGMVFSREAVVQLLNSGCKCYSNDAPDDMVLGMCLNALGLPITHSPLFHQARPEDYARDFLAHQVPISFHKHWNIDPVAVFDKWLKDDLRAKPSDGLNKSAKTEL from the exons ggcCAAGATGATATGCATGTCATCCACAACAACCAGCTGG ACCTGCGGGAGATAGTTTTCATCATCCAGAGTCAGAGCAACTACTTCCACGTGCGACaggcagagagacggagagacgaTTTACTCAAGCAGGCGCACAGTCTCACAGAG aaacCGCCGGTGGTTTTGTTTCTTCACAGTTTATCAGCAAATGAGGGTGACTGGAGTATCCTTCCTCTGCTGCCTTA CTTATCGCAATCCTTCGGGAAAAACTCATCCTGGATTGTATTTCTTGAGGAGGAAACCGATGTGAGGATGACGACGCTCGTTCAAGTCCTGGCGAAATTTGACAAGAATAAA GAGTGGTTTCTTGGTAAGCCCCTCCACGACCAGGAGTCCACCATCATCCATCACTATGCCTTTGCAGAGAATCCCTCCGTCTTCAAATATCCAGACTTTGCTGCTGCTTGGGCCTTAAGCATCCCCTTAGTTGTAAG gctTGCAAACAAAGTGAGGGCGGAGCCCCTTAAATCTGACTTCACCATTGATCTGAAACATGAG GTTGCTCTGTATATCTGGGAGAATGGGAAGGGTCCACTTCTCACTGCTGTTCCTGAGCTGTGCACTGAGCCGTGGGACTCTCCTCAGGCCCGGCACTGTGCCACCACTCTGATCAGCGAGCCTCCACTGTGC GGGGGGCCTGTAAGTCAAGAAGACATGTTCGTTGCTGTGAAAACCTGTCGCAAGTTCCACAGTGAACGAG TTCCAGTGATAAAGAAGACTTGGGAGAAGGATGCCTTGTTTTTGGAGTACTACAGTGACCATGCTGACGCTTCAATACCAACCATTAATTTAGGAGTACCGAATACTGAAAGAG GCCACTGCGGGAAAACGTTTGCCATCCTTCAAAGATTTCTTAGCAGCACTGTCCCAAACACCAAATGGCTCCTTATTGTGGACGACGACACTCTTATCAG CCTCCCCAGACTGCGAGTGTTGCTGAGCTGTTACGACCCCTCCGAACCAGTGTGTGTAGGGGAGAGATACGGCTACGGCCTGAGCCAAGGCGGCTACAGCTAcatcacaggaggaggagg cATGGTGTTCAGCAGGGAAGCCGTGGTCCAGCTCCTGAACAGCGGCTGCAAGTGCTACAGCAATGATGCTCCGGATGACATGGTGCTGGGAATGTGCCTCAATGCCCTCGGACTCCCTATTACCCACAGTCCTCTCTTCCATCAG GCACGCCCAGAGGACTATGCCAGAGACTTCTTAGCTCACCAGGTGCCCATCTCTTTCCATAAACACTGGAACATCGACCCCGTCGCTGTGTTCGACAAATGGCTGAAGGATGACTTGAGGGCAAAACCTTCAGATGGACTTAATAAGAGCGCTAAGACGGAGTTATAA